Within Conexibacter woesei DSM 14684, the genomic segment GCATCGAGGCGACCGCCTCGCCGACGTAGGCGAAGCGGTCGGTCTCGCGCAGGTGGTTGCGGTCGCGCTGGTACAGCTCCGACGCGTGCGGATGGTCCGCGGCGCAGCGCAGCGAGCTGCGGATCAGGCCGCGCAGCCGCTCCGTCGCCTCGCGCTCGCTGCGCAGGACCTCGGCGTAGCCGGCGAGCATGTCGTCGAAGTAGCTGGAGACGATCGCGTCGATGATCGTGTCCTTGGAGTCGAAGTGGTGGTAGATCGAGCCGGACAGGATCCCGGCGGCGTCGCCGATCTCGCGCACGGTCGTCGCCGCGATCCCCTTGTGCGCGAACAGCTCGGCGGCCTTGTCGAGGATGATCGCGCGGCGGTCTGGTGGTGTTGCCACTCCGGGTCCCTTTCGGTCGTTCGCCGGGAGCATAGCCCAAGCAAGCGATTGGTTAGAATGTTCTGGACGAGCGGCCCCCGGGGCCGCACCCGGAGAGACAGGAGCACCACTGATGCCAGAGGCGTACATCGTCGACGCAGTGCGAACCCCCGTAGGCCGGCGCGGCGGCGGGCTGGCGGAGGTGCACCCCGCCGACCTCGGCGCCCACGCGCTGCAGGCGCTGATGGCCCGCGTCGACGTCGACCCGTCCGCCGTCGACGACGTCGTCTTCGGCTGCGTCGACACGATCGGGCCGCAGGCGGGCAACATCGCGCGCACCGCCTGGCTCGCCGCCGGCTTCGACGAGGCCGTCCCGGCGACGACCGTCGACCGCCAGTGCGGCTCCTCGCAGCAGGCGGTCCACTTCGCCGCACAGGGCGTGATGAGCGGGACGCAGGACCTCGTCGTCGCGGGCGGGGTGCAGAACATGAGCGCGATCCCGATCTCCTCCGCGATGACGGTCGCCGCGCCGCTCGGCTTCCCCGATCCGCTGTCGGGCTCGCGCGGCTGGAGCGCCCGCTACGGCGAGCAGGAGTTCTCGCAGTTCCGCGCCGCCGAGCTGATCGCCGCCAGATGGGAGCTGGAGCGCGACGAGATGGAGCTGTTCGCGCTCGAGAGCCACCGCCGCGCCGTGCGCGCGATCGACGCCGGCCGCTTCGCGCGCGAGATCGCTCCGCTCGGCGGCTTCGACACCGACGAGTGCCCGCGCCGCGACACGACGCTGGAGAAGATGGCGGCGCTCAGACCGCTCAGAGAGGGTGGTCGCGTCACGGCCGCGCTCGCCAGCCAGATCTCCGACGGCGCGGCGGCGCTGCTGATCGCGTCCGAGCGCGCGGTCGCCGAGCACGGCCTGACGCCGCGGGCGCGCATCCACCACCTCTCGGTTCGGGGCGACGATCCGATCTACATGCTGACCGCGCCGATCCCCGCGACGCGCCGCGCGCTCGCGCAGACCGGCATGACGCTCGACGAGATCGACCTGGTCGAGATCAACGAGGCGTTCGCGCCCGTCGTGCTCGCGTGGCGCAAGGAGTTCGACGCCGACCTCGCGCGGGTCAACGTCAACGGCGGCGGGATCGCGTTCGGCCACCCGCTCGGGGCGACGGGCGCCCGCCTGATGACCTCGCTGCTGCACGAGCTGGAGCGGGTCAGAGGACGCTTCGGCCTGCAGACGATGTGCGAGGGCGGCGGCCAGGCCAACGTCACGATCATCGAGCGGGTCTGACGAGCGCGGCGGGGCGCGTCCGGGCGCGTCCGGGCGCGTCCGGACGCGGCCCGCCGCGCCCGGACCCACCGCGGTCCTACTCGGTGCCGGCGAGCTGGGCGCGCAGCTCGCTCTTCAGCACCTTGCCGGCCGCGTTGCGCGGCAGCGCCTCGACGAACGTGACCGTGCGCGGCACCTTGAAGTTCGCCAGCTGTCTGCGGCAGAACGCGACGACCGCGCCCTCGTCCAGCGCGTGGTCCTCCTGCGCGACGAGGTACGCGGCCGGCACCTCGCCCATGCGCTCGTCGGGCACGCCGATCACCGCGGCGGCGATGACGCCGTCGAGGCGCGCAAGGACGTTCTCGACCTCTGCCGGATAGACGTTGAAGCCGCCGACGGTGAGCATGTCCTTGATGCGGTCGGTGATTGTGAGGTAGCCGCGCACGTCGAGGCGGCCGACGTCGCCGCTGTGGAACCAGCCGTCGGCGTCGATCGCCTCGCGCGTCGCGCGCTCGTCGTCGAGGTAGCCGAGCATCACGTTCGGGCCGCGGAACCAGATCTCGCCCTGCTCGCCCGGCGGGAGCGCGCTGCCGTCGGCGCCCGCGATCCGCAGCTCGAAGCCGGCGGTCGCGCAGCCCGAGGAGCCTGAGACCGTCTGCGGGTCGTCGTCGGCCCGGCACATCGTCACGACGACCGCCTCCGTCAGGCCGTAGCCGGTCAGGACGGTCTGGAACGTCAGCTCGCGGCGCATCCGCTCGACGAGCGCCACCGGGACCATCGCCGAGCCGGCGACGGCGAGCCGCAGCGAGGAGAGGTCGCGGCCGGCGCGCCCGGGGTGGGCGAGCAGCGTCTCGAAGATCGTCGGCGGGCCGGGAAGGATCGTGATCCGCTCGCGCTCGATCGCGTCGAGCGCCGCGTCGACGTCGAACGTGATCTGCGGGACGATCGTCGCGCCGCGCAGGAGGCCGACGAGCAGGCCCGCCTTGTACCCGAACGAGTGGAAGAACGGCGCGATGATCATGTAGCGGTCCGCGGGGGAGACCTCGGTCGGCTCCGCCCACGCCACGGCCGCCTCGACCGCCTGGCGGTGCGAGGACATCGCGCCCTTCGGGCGGCCGGTCGTCCCCGAGGTGAAGAGGATGTCCGCGACGTCGTCGGGCAGGACCTCCGCGGCGCGTGCGTCGGCCTCCTGCGCGGTGGTCGACGCGGCGCGCTCGACCAGCTCGCTCCAGGCGACGACGCCGGGCTCGGATGGGCGCTCGTGCTCGACCGGGATGCGCACGACCAGCTCGAGGTCGGGGAGGGCGGGGACGGGGATCCCGCCGCCGGCCTCCGCGGGCTCGCCGCCCGCGCCGGTCGCCTCGGCCTCGCGCAGCGACGCGAGGTAGTCGCGCCCGAGGAAGGTGTCGGGGAGGAACAGCACGCGGACCCGCGAGCGGCCGAGGATGTCGATCGCCTCGGCCCCGGTGTAGCGGGTGTTCAGCGGCACGAGCGCGGCGCCGGCGCTGTGGGCCGCGAGCGCGGCGACGACCCAGTGATGGGTGTTCGGCGACCAGACGCAGACACGGTCGCCGCGTCGCACGCCGGTCGCGATCAGCGCCCGCGCGACGTCCCTGACCGCGTCGTGGAGCGCGGCGAACGTCATGCGGACGTCGCCGTCGACCAGCGCCTCGTGCGCGCCGAACTGCTCCGCGGCGGCCTTCACGAGGCCGGGGATCGTCGATCCGTGTTCAGCGCTGCGCACTGTCTCGGTCACCTGTTCGCTCTCCTCTCGACTACAAAGCAAGTGCTTGGTAGGTTAGCGCCGATCACTCCTGCACGAGCGCTACGGCCCGAACCGGGCCCGCGGTCCCGTTGACGATCTTGACCGGGAAGGCGATCACGGTGAAGCCGTGCGGGGGGAGCTGGTCGAGGTTCGCGAGCTTCTCGATGTGCGCGTAGGGAAGTTCGAGGCCGAGCAGGTGGCACGGCCACAGGTACTGCGGATCCTTGCCGTGCCTGTGGTATTCGGCAGCCCAGACCGAGTACGGCCGGTCGAAGCTCCAGGCGTCCGTGCCGACGAGCGTGACGCCCTGTTCGAGGATCCACTTCAGCGCCGCGCGGCTGAGCCCCGCGCCGCGGTCCGCGTAGCCCGGGGTGCCGTAGTGCCGGTCGGCGCCGGTCATCGTCAGGACGACGTCGCCGGGCTTGATCGCGTAGTCGATCTCGCGCAGCAGCCGCTGGACGTGGTGGAGGTCGACCTCGGCGCCGTCGTCGACGTCGGAGATGTCGAGCACGACGCCGTCGCCCATGCACCGGCTCAGCGGCCACTCCTCGATCGTGAGCGGTCTCGAGCCGTCGGCCATTCGCGGGCCGAAGTGCCACGGCGCGTCCATGTGCGTGCCGGTGTGGGAGGTGATCTCCAGCCGGTCGATCGCGTGGGAGTGGCCCGGGGTCGGCCAGTGATCGGGGTCGATGCCCGCCTCGATCCGGTTGCGCTCGGCGCCCTGCGCGTGGTCGACGAAGGTGACGCGATCGCCGGCGAACGCCGGGTCGGCGTCGGTCGTCATCGAGATGTCGATGATCCTCACTGTCCATCTCCTGCTGTGGTCGGCGCGTGTCCTGAACGCGCGTCTTGACAAGCGACTCGATTGTTGCGTACCGTGCCAAACGCAAACAAGCAAGCGCTTGATATTGTACGAGGAGATGTGATGACAAGCAAGGTGCGAGCAGGGTTTCTCGCGGCGCTGGTCGCTGCCGTGGCAGTCCCGCTCGCCGGGTGCGGAAGCTCCGGCGACGGTGACGGCGACAAGGGCGGCGGCACGACGACGGCGGCGGCGGACGTCTCGCCGCGGCTGCGCGCCGACGTCGAGGAGATGACGACGCGGCCGACGAGCATCGGGATCGACGTGCCGATCGAGAGAGCGATACCGAGGGACAAGGAGATCTACTACATCCAGTGCGGATCGCCGGTCTGCGCGACGAACGGCGACTACCTCGTCGAGGCCGCCGAGGCGGTCGGATGGGAGGTCCGCCGCGTCAACGCCGGCGTGACGCCGGAGTCGGTCAAGTCCGCGTGGCTGCAGGCGGTGCGCGCGAAGCCCGACGGGGTCGTCGCCAGCGGCTTCCCGCGCTCGCTCTTCAACAGCGAGCTGCTCGCGTTGGAGGAGGCCGGGGTGCCGGTCGTCGACATCAGCGTCACCGACCCGCCCGGCGACGGGATCAGCGCCGTCTTCGCCGGCAGACCGCAGTTCGAGGCGGCCGGCGAGCAGCTGGCCGAGTACGCGCTCGTGGAAGCCGGCGGCAAGGACCTCGACGTGGCGATCGTCCGCGTGGCGGCCTTCCCGGTCGTGCAGGTGGTCGGCGACGCCTTCGCGGCGACGATCAGAGCCGCGTGCACGTCGTGCAAGATCGACTTCCTCGACATCCCCGCGACGAGCATCGGCAACGACCTGCCGACCCGCCTCTCGACCTACCTCCAGGGGCACCCCGACGTCAACTGGGTCTACAACGGCTTCGCGGACATGTCCGTCGGCGTTCCGGCGGCGCTGCAGTCGGCCGGCATCGGCGACCGCGTCAAGATCCTCAACACCAACAACAACCCGACGACGGCCGGCTACATGGCCTCCGGGCAGGATGTCGTCGCCCTGCACATCTACGGCTACCCCGAGCTGATGTGGCGCTCGATCGACTTCTTCATCCGCGACCTCAACGGCGAGTCGACCGCGCCGTCGACGAAGCCGACCTTCCCGGACTGGGTCGTCACGAAGGAGACGGTCCCGAGCACGACGGAGCTGTTCCCCGCCGTCGCCGACTACGCGGCGCAGTACAAGCGCCTCTGGGGCGTGGAGTAGCCGGCGGCAGGCGCCGTCGCCTTCGCTACTGCCGCGCCAGAGCCATGCGCAGCTCGGCCTCCTCGTCGGTGATCAGGTGGCCGGAGAGGTCGACCTTCACGGTGTGCAGCGTCCCGCTGAAGCGGAACGGCGCGGGGTAGTCGGCGACGACGGTCGAGCCCGGGTCGGCGCCGCAGGTCAGCTGGCCCGGGTTGAACACGATGGCCGTCGTGTAGGGGGCCTCTGTCTCGGCCACGAGCGTCCCGTCAACGTAGAGCTGGAACAGGCCGGGCGCGCCGCGCCCGGCTGCTATGTCCGGCGCTCCTGTCGGCTCGAACTCGAAGCGCAGCTCGTGCCGGCCGGCGGGGATCGCGTCGGGGGAGGAGACGCGGAACAGCTCGCGGGCGACCCAGTTGTGGACGTAGTGCAGGCGGCCGTCTCGGAGGTAGAACGAGTACCCGCCGGCTGACGTGCCCTGGCACAGCAGCACGCCCTCCGCGCCGCCGTCGGGGATCTCGACGTCGGCGGTGATGCTGTGCGGGCGGTTGAGCACGCGCGGCGCGGCGAAGAACGGCACCGACTGCGTGTTCGGGTAGTACGTGAACGTGTCGCGGGGTGCCGCGACCAACGGCTTCTCCGAGACCATCCGCGCGACCGCGCTGCCGTCGACCGGCAGCACGTCGTACTTTCCGGCCTCGGCGTACCAGGTGCCGATCAGCGCGATCAGCCGCTCGCGGTTGTCCGCGGCGACGTCGTGGTTCTCGGCGAAGTCGACGGCGACGTGGTAAAGCTCCCACCCGCTCTGGTCGAGCTGGGCGAGCTGGTGCTCGGAGATCGGGTCGCCGAACGCCTGCTCGGCCTCCGCGAACGACGGACCTGGCCATGGGCAGACGGCGCGCCAGCCGTCGTGGTAGATCGCGCGGTGGCCGAGCATCTCGAAGTACTGCGTCCGGCGTCTGCTGTCGGCGCCGGGATCGGCGAGCGCGTGCGCGAAGCTCACGCCGTGCAGCGGGGACTGCGTCACGCCGCGGATCGTCTTGGGCGCGTCGATGCCCACCAGCTCGAGGATCGTCGGCACCATGTCGATGATGTGCGCGTACTGGGTGCGGACCTCGCCGCGCGCGGCGATCCCCTGCGGCCACGCGACGATGAACGGGTCGCTGGTGCCGCCGCGGTAGGTCTCGCGCTTCCAGCGGCGGAACGGGGTGTTGCCCGCCCACGTCCAGCCCCATGGGTAGTGGTTGAAGTGGCGCGGGCCGCCCAGCTCGTCGATCGCCGCGAGGCTGTCCTCGAACGGCTCCGGCGCGTTGTTGAAGAACTGCGCCTCGTTGGTCGTGCCGGTGAGGCCGCCCTCGGCGCTGGCGCCGTTGTCGGAGACGACCATGACGATGGTGTTGTCGAGCTCGCCGATCGACTCGAGGAAGTCGAGCACCCGCCCGATGTGGTGGTCGGTGTGCTCCAGGAACCCGGCGAACACCTCCATCATCCGGCTGTAGAGCCGCCGCTGATCGTCGGTCAGCGCGCCCCACTCGGGCACGTCCGGGTCGTGGCGCGACAGCTCGGCGTCGGCGGGCACGATGCCGAGCTCGACCTGGCGGGCGAACACCTGCTCGCGGTAGGCGTCCCAGCCGTCGTCGAACGCTCCCGCGTAGCCGTCGGCCCACGCCTTGGGGACGTGGTGCGGGGCGTGGGTCGCGCCTGGGCAGAAGTGCAGGTGGAACGGCTTGTCCGGATCGACCTGCTTGGCGTCGGCGATGAACTGGATCGACTTGTCGGCCAGATCCGCTGTCAGGTGGTACCCCTCGGCTGCGGTGCGCGGCGGCTCGACCTGGTGGTTGTCGTAGGTCAGGTCCGGCTCCCATTGGCTGGTGTCGCCGCCGAGGAAGCCGTAGAAGCGCTGGTAGCCGCGGCCGAGCGGCCAGCGGTCGTACGGCCCGGCGCCCGTCTCCTGGCTGCTGGGGATGAGGTGCCACTTGCCGATCATGTACGTGCTGTAGCCGTGCTCGGCGAGCGTCTCGGAGAGGAAGCCGTTCTCGAACGGGATGTTCCCGTTGTAGCCCGGGTAGCCGGTCGCCAGCTCCGTGATCGCCGCCATGCCGTTGCTGTGGTGGTTGCGCCCCGTGAGGATGCACGAGCGGCTCGGCGAGCACAGCGCCGTCGTGTGCATGTTGCTGAAGCGCACCCCCGCCGCGGCGACGCGGTCGAGGTTGGGGGTGCGGATCGGGCTGCCGTAGCAGCCGAGCTGCCCGAAGCCCGTGTCGTCGAGGACGACCGTCAGCACGTTCGGCGACCCGCGTTCGGCCCGGGCGGGGGCTGGCCACGCAGGAGTCGACTCGTCGGCGGTGCGCCCGATGACGCCGGGAAAGACCGTCCCGGCGGTGTACTCGGTGAGGGACAAGTCGCTGCGCTCCTCTGCTGTCGGCTGACAGGGCGATCCCGACCCTCTCACGTTCACGCGAGCGCGGGCCTCGCCCAGACACGATCAGGCGCGTCGACACTCGACCTTGCGGTGCGACGATGCGCGCGGCTGCCCGAGCGCGAGCACGACGAGCGCGATCGCGAGGTAGGCGAGCGCGGCCGCGCCGAACGCCCACGCGTAGCCGCGCACGGCCTCGGCCTGCGTTGCGGCGACGGTCATCAGGAGCGCGAACCCGACCGTCGGTCCCAGCTCCATCGCGGTGTTCATCACGCCGCCGGCGAGGCCGGCCTGGTGCGGCGGGACGTTCGCGGTCGACAGCACCGCCGCGCCGGAGAAGACGAGCGACAGACCGCCTGCGAGCAGCACCGAGCCCGGCAGGATCCCCGCCAGGTAGCCGGTCTCGCGGCCGATCGCGGCGAGCAGCCCCATCCCGGCGCCGGACAGCAGCAGACCGCCCGTCATCGTGCGGGCGGCGCCGAAGCGGCCGACGAGTCGCGCCGCGAGCACGTTCGCTGCGAGCAGCACGACCGCGAACGGCAGGAAGCCGCCCGCGACGCCGAGCCCCGTCCAGCCGTGGACGTCCTGGAGGTAGAGCGACAGCACGTACTCGAGCAGCAGCGAGCCGGCCGCCGCCGCCATCATCCCCGCGAGCCCGACGGCGCGGCATGGCTGCGCGAGGAAGGCCGGCGGGAGCAGCGGGTCGGCCACGCGCCGCTCGACGAGCAGGAAGCAGAGCAGGAGCGCGACGCCGATCGCGAGCGGCAACCAGACGGTCGTCGCGCCCCACGCGTGGCCGTTGCTCGCGGTCAGGCCGTAGCTGGCGAGCGAGATGCCGAGCAGCGCGAGCACGGCGCCGCCGAGGTCGAGCCGCGGCCGCCGCGCGCCGCCGGCGCCGGGGGCGGGGGCGCCGGCGTGGGCGGCGGCGGTGTCCGGCAGAAGGCGCGGGAGCGCGACGAGGCCGACCGCGGCGACCGCGAGCGGGACGGCGAACATCCAGCGCCACGAGAGCCACGTCGTGACGACGCCGGAGGCGACGAAGCCGGCGATCGCGCCGAGCACGGAGACGCCGCCCCAGGTCGCCATCGCCCTGCCGAACTCGGCCTCGCCAGGGACGAGCGAGCGCAGTGCCGCGATCGCGGCCGGTGCGACGAGCGCGCCGGCGACGCCCTGCGCGAAGCGCATCGCGGTGAGCGCCGTGTAGCCGGGCGCGAGCGCGGCGCCGAGCGACGCCGCCGCGAACAGCAGCAGTCCGATCGTCAGCAGCCGCCGCCCGCCGAAGCGGTCGGCGAGGCGCCCGCCGAACAGCAGCAGGCCGCTGAACGGCAGGCCGTAGGCGACCTGCAGCAGCAGCAGCTCGGTCGCGCCGAGCGAGAACTGCTGCGCGATCTCGGGCAGCGGCACCGTGATCAGCGCGATCGTGAAGATCAGCGTCGCCTGGACGACGGCGAGGACGACAATAATGAGATTAGTTATCGTTTTGGTCATGGTCGCAACGCTGCCACTCCGCCGCCGGCACGCCAACGTTTCTTGCGAAGACCGCAAACCGTCACGAGAGGGAGGACGTCGATGACGGCCGAGGACGATCCGCTCGCGCGGCTCGACGGCGTCGGCGCGCGCCTGCGCGCCCTCCGCCGCCGGCGCGGGCACACGTTGAGCGAGCTGGCCGAGCGGACCGGCATCTCGCTGAGCACGCTGTCGCGGCTCGAGTCGGGCCGCCGCCGCCCGACGCTCGACCTGCTGCTGCCGCTGGCGCGGATCTACGCGACGACGCTCGACGACCTCGTTGGCATGCCCGCGCCCGCCGAGCGGCGGGTGCACCCGCGGCCGTTCCGCCGCGACGGCGTGACGTTCGCGCCGCTCTCGCGGCGGCGCGACGGGCTGTCGGCGTTCACGTCGATCCATCCCGGCCAGCCCGGCAGAAGCGCGATCCGGCAGGTCACCCATCCCGGTCGGGACTGGCTCTACGTGCTGCGCGGCGAGCTGCGCCTTGCGCTCGGCGGCCGCGAGCACCTGCTCCGCGCCGGTGAGGCGGCGGAGTTCGACACGCGCATCCCGCACGGTCTCGCCAGCGCCGGCGAGGAGCCGGTCGAGGTGCTCAACCTGATGAGCGCGCAGGGCCGCGGCGTCCGCGTCCGCGAGATCGCCTAGCCCCGCGGACGCGGACCGCGGACCCGGGCGCCAGCTTGATATAAGGGTACCCTAACTTCGGATCGGGACCCGGCGCGGAGCCGCTCGGGTGGAAGGAACGGACGATGCACGGAATGGCACGTGCGCCGCGGTCGCTGCCGCGCGCGCTGACGGCCCGCACCCGCGTGCGCCGAGGTGCACTGGCGGTGCTGGCGGCGATCGCCTGCGGGCCGGTCGCGGGCACGGTGGCGGCGCCGGCGGCGCACGCCGCGCCGACGGCGATCGAGAGCGGCGACGGGCTCGACTGGGGCCTGCGCGAGTCGTGGCGCAGATACATCGGAGCGGGCGGCACGACGGCGAGCGACGGCGCGACCGTCAACCCCGACGGCACGTTCCACTTCCCGATCGGCGGCGGCTCCTACGACCCCGACACGAGGACGACGGTCGTCAGATTCGGCGGCCGGGTGCAGTTCCTCGGCCACTGCGACGGCGGCGGCTTCGAGCGTCCGTGCGCGCTCGACCTGACGCTCGCGAACCCGCGCGTCGAGCTGACCGAGGAGGGCGGCTTCCTCTACGCGAAGATGGCGAGCCGCCCGATCGAGGGCGGCGAGATCGTCGACCTGCCGGATGTCAGACTCGCGGCGGTCGACATCGAGGACGCCCAGCCCGCGATCGGCGGCGGGGTCACACGCTGGAGCGGCCTGCCCGCGACGATCACCGCCGAGGGCTCGACCGTCTTCACCTACCCGGTCGGCTCGGCGCTCGACCTGCTCACGTTCGCCTACGACGGCCCCGGCGGCAAGCCGGCCGGCGAGACCTGGAGCGAGCCCGGCATCGCCCTCTTCGACCCGACTCCGCTGCCGGGCGCGAGCTTCGCGCCGACGCGCCTCTACCCGGGCTTCGACGCCGGGACGACGGTCGCGCGCGACGGTCAGCGGATCGCCGTCGTCGACCGTGCGACGCTTGCCCCGCTGTCGGCGAACGCGGTCGTCGAGCCGGTCGGTGGGCGCGACAGCATCGCCGTCGACCCGAGATCGAGAACGATCTTCGGGATCGAGACGTTCGGCAGAAAGCGGCTGTTCGCCTACACCTGGGACGGCGCCGCGCTGACCGGTGGTCCGCTCGCCGGCACCGACGCCGGCGGCGTCACGACCGATCCGGCGCTGCAGGGCGCCGGGGTCTGGGACCCGCACGGGAGACGCTACCTCGCGGTCCGCGTCTACCCGAACCGCCAGGAGCTGTGGCAGGTCGCGCAGGACGGCGGCGCGTGGGTCGCGAGCAGAATCGACACGATCCGCGGCATCGACGGCGTCCCGTTCACGGTCCCGATCGCGAGCCTCGCCGCCGTGCCGAGCGGCGATTTCCGCAACCCGCAGATGTTCGTCGCGGCGACGTGGGCCGGCGGCCCGCTGCTGAAGCTCGCGACCGACGGCGTCGTCGCCGGCGTCTCGCCGCTGCCGCAGGGCGGGAGCATCCGTGGCGAGGAGCTGATCCGCGTCAGAAACGGCCTCTATGCCTTCGACGCCGAGGACGGGATCACGTTCTTTCCGCTCACCGGCGAGAACTCGTGGGACATGATGGAGAAGCCCCGCCCGTCGATCAGACCGACGGGCCTCCCGCTCGCCGACCTCAACCGCTGGCGCAGCTGGATCGCCGGCGACCGCTCCGCCAGCGTCTTCTACGCGGTCATCACCGGCGGCACTCAGGTGGCGCGGATCGAGGGCGGCGCCGTCACGGGCACGTTCGCGCTGCCCGGTGGGCGGAGAGAGCTGAAAGCCTGGGACGACCGGCTCGCCGGCGTGGCGGCGAACGGCGACCTGCTGCTCGGCTCCGCCCCCGACGGCGGTCCGGAGACCGTGACGCGGCTCGCCTACGCGCGCACGACGCCGTCGATCGCGAGAGCGCCGCAGGACACCGCGGTCACGCTCGCCGCGGCTGACGGAAGCGGGACGGCGAGATTCGCGGTCGCGGCGGCCGGCGACCCGGCGCCCGCGCTGCGCTGGCAGTCGCGCGTGCCGGGCGGGAGCTGGACCGACCTGGCCGACGGCACAAGCGTCGCCGGCGCGAGCACCGCGGCGCTGACGGTGACGGTCGGCGCCGCCGACTCCGGCCGCCAGTTCCGCGCGATCGCGCAGAACACGGCCGGCGAGGTCGCCGGCGCGCGGGCGACGCTGACCGTCAAGACGCCGCCGAGCGTCGTCGTCCAGCCGGACCCCGTGACGGTGCTCGACGGCGCGAGCGCGCGCTTCAGAGTGATGCCGTCCGGCACGCCGGAGCCCGCGGTCGACTGGCAGCAGCGCGTCAACGGCTTCTGGCGGCAGGTCGACCCGCAGTCCGGTGACGTCGTCGCCGACGGCGGGACACTGACGATCCCCTCCGCCACGGTCGCGATGTCTGGCGCGCAGTTCCGCGCGCGCCTGCGCAACGACGCCGGCACCGCCTTCTCGCGGCCGGTCACGCTGACCGTCGAGCAGGCGCTGACGCAGCCGGTCCGCTTCGGCGGCGGCCATGTCGACTGGGGCGTCTCCGAGCGGTGGCGCTGCTACGTCGTCGGCAACGTCGCACGCGGCGCGATCGAGCCCGAGGCCGGCGTCGAGCGGATCCCCGGCACGCTCGCGAGCGGCCAGCTCTGCAACGGCCGCAACGCCGGCTCGGAGGCGCTGCGCTTCCCGGTCCGCAGCGGCAGCTTCGACC encodes:
- a CDS encoding TetR/AcrR family transcriptional regulator, yielding MATPPDRRAIILDKAAELFAHKGIAATTVREIGDAAGILSGSIYHHFDSKDTIIDAIVSSYFDDMLAGYAEVLRSEREATERLRGLIRSSLRCAADHPHASELYQRDRNHLRETDRFAYVGEAVASMRRTWLSVIEDGVSAGAFRGDIRPRVLYPIIRDGLWHTVEWFRPTASYGTDDLAEDCFALFHQALAVPVPAAPVAHAAP
- a CDS encoding acetyl-CoA C-acetyltransferase — protein: MPEAYIVDAVRTPVGRRGGGLAEVHPADLGAHALQALMARVDVDPSAVDDVVFGCVDTIGPQAGNIARTAWLAAGFDEAVPATTVDRQCGSSQQAVHFAAQGVMSGTQDLVVAGGVQNMSAIPISSAMTVAAPLGFPDPLSGSRGWSARYGEQEFSQFRAAELIAARWELERDEMELFALESHRRAVRAIDAGRFAREIAPLGGFDTDECPRRDTTLEKMAALRPLREGGRVTAALASQISDGAAALLIASERAVAEHGLTPRARIHHLSVRGDDPIYMLTAPIPATRRALAQTGMTLDEIDLVEINEAFAPVVLAWRKEFDADLARVNVNGGGIAFGHPLGATGARLMTSLLHELERVRGRFGLQTMCEGGGQANVTIIERV
- a CDS encoding FadD3 family acyl-CoA ligase, which produces MTETVRSAEHGSTIPGLVKAAAEQFGAHEALVDGDVRMTFAALHDAVRDVARALIATGVRRGDRVCVWSPNTHHWVVAALAAHSAGAALVPLNTRYTGAEAIDILGRSRVRVLFLPDTFLGRDYLASLREAEATGAGGEPAEAGGGIPVPALPDLELVVRIPVEHERPSEPGVVAWSELVERAASTTAQEADARAAEVLPDDVADILFTSGTTGRPKGAMSSHRQAVEAAVAWAEPTEVSPADRYMIIAPFFHSFGYKAGLLVGLLRGATIVPQITFDVDAALDAIERERITILPGPPTIFETLLAHPGRAGRDLSSLRLAVAGSAMVPVALVERMRRELTFQTVLTGYGLTEAVVVTMCRADDDPQTVSGSSGCATAGFELRIAGADGSALPPGEQGEIWFRGPNVMLGYLDDERATREAIDADGWFHSGDVGRLDVRGYLTITDRIKDMLTVGGFNVYPAEVENVLARLDGVIAAAVIGVPDERMGEVPAAYLVAQEDHALDEGAVVAFCRRQLANFKVPRTVTFVEALPRNAAGKVLKSELRAQLAGTE
- a CDS encoding cyclase family protein gives rise to the protein MRIIDISMTTDADPAFAGDRVTFVDHAQGAERNRIEAGIDPDHWPTPGHSHAIDRLEITSHTGTHMDAPWHFGPRMADGSRPLTIEEWPLSRCMGDGVVLDISDVDDGAEVDLHHVQRLLREIDYAIKPGDVVLTMTGADRHYGTPGYADRGAGLSRAALKWILEQGVTLVGTDAWSFDRPYSVWAAEYHRHGKDPQYLWPCHLLGLELPYAHIEKLANLDQLPPHGFTVIAFPVKIVNGTAGPVRAVALVQE
- a CDS encoding sugar ABC transporter substrate-binding protein produces the protein MTSKVRAGFLAALVAAVAVPLAGCGSSGDGDGDKGGGTTTAAADVSPRLRADVEEMTTRPTSIGIDVPIERAIPRDKEIYYIQCGSPVCATNGDYLVEAAEAVGWEVRRVNAGVTPESVKSAWLQAVRAKPDGVVASGFPRSLFNSELLALEEAGVPVVDISVTDPPGDGISAVFAGRPQFEAAGEQLAEYALVEAGGKDLDVAIVRVAAFPVVQVVGDAFAATIRAACTSCKIDFLDIPATSIGNDLPTRLSTYLQGHPDVNWVYNGFADMSVGVPAALQSAGIGDRVKILNTNNNPTTAGYMASGQDVVALHIYGYPELMWRSIDFFIRDLNGESTAPSTKPTFPDWVVTKETVPSTTELFPAVADYAAQYKRLWGVE
- a CDS encoding arylsulfatase translates to MSLTEYTAGTVFPGVIGRTADESTPAWPAPARAERGSPNVLTVVLDDTGFGQLGCYGSPIRTPNLDRVAAAGVRFSNMHTTALCSPSRSCILTGRNHHSNGMAAITELATGYPGYNGNIPFENGFLSETLAEHGYSTYMIGKWHLIPSSQETGAGPYDRWPLGRGYQRFYGFLGGDTSQWEPDLTYDNHQVEPPRTAAEGYHLTADLADKSIQFIADAKQVDPDKPFHLHFCPGATHAPHHVPKAWADGYAGAFDDGWDAYREQVFARQVELGIVPADAELSRHDPDVPEWGALTDDQRRLYSRMMEVFAGFLEHTDHHIGRVLDFLESIGELDNTIVMVVSDNGASAEGGLTGTTNEAQFFNNAPEPFEDSLAAIDELGGPRHFNHYPWGWTWAGNTPFRRWKRETYRGGTSDPFIVAWPQGIAARGEVRTQYAHIIDMVPTILELVGIDAPKTIRGVTQSPLHGVSFAHALADPGADSRRRTQYFEMLGHRAIYHDGWRAVCPWPGPSFAEAEQAFGDPISEHQLAQLDQSGWELYHVAVDFAENHDVAADNRERLIALIGTWYAEAGKYDVLPVDGSAVARMVSEKPLVAAPRDTFTYYPNTQSVPFFAAPRVLNRPHSITADVEIPDGGAEGVLLCQGTSAGGYSFYLRDGRLHYVHNWVARELFRVSSPDAIPAGRHELRFEFEPTGAPDIAAGRGAPGLFQLYVDGTLVAETEAPYTTAIVFNPGQLTCGADPGSTVVADYPAPFRFSGTLHTVKVDLSGHLITDEEAELRMALARQ
- a CDS encoding MFS transporter — its product is MTKTITNLIIVVLAVVQATLIFTIALITVPLPEIAQQFSLGATELLLLQVAYGLPFSGLLLFGGRLADRFGGRRLLTIGLLLFAAASLGAALAPGYTALTAMRFAQGVAGALVAPAAIAALRSLVPGEAEFGRAMATWGGVSVLGAIAGFVASGVVTTWLSWRWMFAVPLAVAAVGLVALPRLLPDTAAAHAGAPAPGAGGARRPRLDLGGAVLALLGISLASYGLTASNGHAWGATTVWLPLAIGVALLLCFLLVERRVADPLLPPAFLAQPCRAVGLAGMMAAAAGSLLLEYVLSLYLQDVHGWTGLGVAGGFLPFAVVLLAANVLAARLVGRFGAARTMTGGLLLSGAGMGLLAAIGRETGYLAGILPGSVLLAGGLSLVFSGAAVLSTANVPPHQAGLAGGVMNTAMELGPTVGFALLMTVAATQAEAVRGYAWAFGAAALAYLAIALVVLALGQPRASSHRKVECRRA